The Acidimicrobiales bacterium DNA segment GATCTCGACCGACCTCGCAACGACCCCGGACAGATCCGCATGGGCTCCGAGGAGACCGCCACGGCCTTCGTCCTCGCCCTCGACTCGATCAACTTCGGCAGCGGCTACTTCCCCTCGTTGCGCAAACGCCCCCGGATGTCCGGCTATCACACCATCGCCAACTCGCTACGCGACCATGTCGCCGACACCGGCGGACTCACGACGGCCCGGCTCGCGGAGTGGACGGTGGACGATGCGGCGGCGACGTTCGGCCAGGTCCTCGACGGCGGACCCGCCCACGAGCTCATGGAACTCTTCACCGAGGCCTGGCACGACCTCGCCGACTTCGTCGAGCGGGTCGGCGGCGGCTCCTTCAAGGCCACGGTCGACGCAGCCGACGGCTCCGCCGCCCGCCTGGTCGAGATGCTGGCCGAGATGCCGTTCTTCCGCGACGTCCACTCCCACCCGGCGGCGCCCGAGGTGCCGCTCTACAAACGGGCCCAGATCGTCGTGCAGGACCTCCACGTCGCGTTCGCCGGCCAGGGACCCGGCCACTTCGAGGACCGGCGGGAACTCACCATGTTCGCCGACAACCTCGTGCCCCACGTGCTGCGCGTCGAAGGCGTGCTCGAGTTCGACACGCAGCTCCTGGCCCGCATCGATGCAGTCGACGACATCGCCGTCGGTTCGCCCGAGGAGGTCGAGATACGCGCCTGTGGGCTGCACGGCGTCGAACTCCTGCGAGCCGCGCTGGCCGAGCGCGGCGACCGGATCAGCTCCGGCGATCTCGACAACGTGCTGTGGAATCTCGGCGCCGAGAAGCGCTACAAGGACATCCCGCGCCATCGGACCCGCTGCGTCTACTACTG contains these protein-coding regions:
- a CDS encoding queuosine salvage family protein translates to MTIFDDIRNACATVAEGAEHVRIDPERVAAFAAALDLDRPRNDPGQIRMGSEETATAFVLALDSINFGSGYFPSLRKRPRMSGYHTIANSLRDHVADTGGLTTARLAEWTVDDAAATFGQVLDGGPAHELMELFTEAWHDLADFVERVGGGSFKATVDAADGSAARLVEMLAEMPFFRDVHSHPAAPEVPLYKRAQIVVQDLHVAFAGQGPGHFEDRRELTMFADNLVPHVLRVEGVLEFDTQLLARIDAVDDIAVGSPEEVEIRACGLHGVELLRAALAERGDRISSGDLDNVLWNLGAEKRYKDIPRHRTRCVYY